The following proteins come from a genomic window of Patescibacteria group bacterium:
- a CDS encoding thioredoxin domain-containing protein: MEEKDNKYSIPIPIAIVIAGVVVAGAVIYSGWSAGGAVPRSENSSFGNNLSPTAENIRPVDENDHIFGNKNALVSIVEYSDFECAFCKRFHPTLTRIIEEYPNEIKWVYRHFPLTSIHSHAFLAGMASECAAQLGGNDIFWQFTEELFDNQSRLGTDLYKELASTLGLPQVAFSECLESERHRDKVQADLRNAIDSGGRGTPFTIVINKDGEVFPFSGALPYEQVKTIIEKALASQ; encoded by the coding sequence ATGGAAGAGAAGGACAATAAGTATTCAATTCCAATTCCAATTGCTATTGTTATCGCAGGAGTAGTTGTAGCTGGAGCTGTCATATACAGCGGGTGGAGTGCTGGTGGTGCAGTCCCGCGTAGCGAGAATAGTTCATTCGGCAATAATCTTTCACCGACCGCAGAAAATATTCGTCCCGTTGATGAAAACGACCATATTTTTGGTAATAAAAATGCTTTAGTTTCAATTGTGGAATATTCAGATTTTGAATGCGCGTTCTGTAAGCGTTTTCATCCAACTCTTACGCGTATAATTGAAGAATATCCTAATGAAATAAAATGGGTATACCGACATTTCCCCCTTACTTCTATACATTCTCATGCGTTTCTTGCCGGCATGGCTTCAGAGTGTGCAGCCCAGCTTGGTGGGAATGATATATTTTGGCAGTTCACAGAAGAACTTTTTGATAATCAGAGCAGGTTAGGAACTGATTTGTACAAAGAACTTGCCAGTACTCTCGGATTACCACAAGTGGCATTTTCAGAGTGTCTTGAATCGGAACGGCACAGAGATAAAGTTCAAGCAGACCTTCGAAACGCAATTGATTCCGGTGGTCGCGGTACTCCGTTTACGATAGTGATAAATAAAGACGGAGAAGTATTTCCATTCAGTGGAGCGCTTCCATATGAACAAGTCAAAACCATTATTGAGAAGGCTCTTGCTAGTCAATAA